Proteins encoded by one window of Vigna radiata var. radiata cultivar VC1973A chromosome 5, Vradiata_ver6, whole genome shotgun sequence:
- the LOC106760762 gene encoding rac-like GTP-binding protein RAC1 codes for MSASRFIKCVTVGDGAVGKTCLLISYTSNTFPTDYVPTVFDNFSANVDVDGSTVNLGLWDTAGQEDYNRLRPLSYRGADVFILAFSLISKASYENIAKKWIPELRHYAPGVPIILVGTKLDLRDDKHFFMDHPGAVPITTAQGEELRKLIGAPAYIECSSKTQQNVKAVFDAAIKVVLQPPKQKKKKRKAQKACSIL; via the exons ATGAGTGCATCCAGATTCATAAAGTGCGTCACCGTCGGTGACGGTGCTGTCGGCAAAACCTGCTTGTTGATCTCCTACACCAGCAACACTTTCCCCACG GACTACGTGCCCACCGTGTTTGACAATTTCAGTGCCAATGTTGATGTGGATGGAAGCACCGTAAACCTGGGTTTGTGGGATACTGCTG GCCAGGAGGATTATAATAGACTGAGACCCTTGAGCTATCGAGGAGCTGACGTTTTTATACTTGCCTTTTCTCTCATAAGCAAGGCTAGCTATGAGAATATTGCTAAGAag TGGATCCCTGAACTAAGACATTACGCCCCTGGTGTTCCAATAATTCTCGTCGGAACCAAGTTAG ATCTTCGGGATGATAAGCATTTTTTTATGGATCACCCTGGTGCTGTTCCAATCACTACAGCACAG GGAGAAGAATTGAGAAAGCTGATTGGTGCTCCAGCCTATATTGAGTGTAGTTCAAAAACACAACAG AATGTGAAAGCTGTCTTTGACGCTGCCATCAAAGTGGTTCTCCAACCaccaaagcaaaagaaaaagaagaggaaggcTCAGAAAGCTTGCTCCATATTATGA
- the LOC106760982 gene encoding prostaglandin E synthase 2 isoform X1: MRGLNRTVLLSRALRSNFTAVSSATATLHRAAPYGTITVRSNDPSVNGFRYVSSSSTSLAYDAQTKAFNPKELVLFQYQACPFCNKVAAFLDYYDIPFKVVEVNPINKKEIKWSDYKKVPILTVDGEQMVDSSDIIDKLIKRIHADYDLNAEEEKKWREWVDNHLVHVLSPNIYRNVPEALESFDYITTQGNFSFSERLVAKYGGAAAMYFVSKKLKKKHNITDERAALYGAAEQWVDALNGRKFLGGLDPNLADLAVFGVLRPIRHLQSGRDMVEHTRIGKWFSEMDRAVGQSSRFSLGSKHHGDLRSNTGTETCIPPILPFQSGRDMVEQTRIGKWLYEMDRAYEDMKLLLS; this comes from the exons ATGAGAGGGCTGAACAGAACAGTTCTTCTAAGCAGAGCCCTTAGAAGCAATTTCACCGCCGTGTCCAGTGCTACTGCCACCCTTCACCGAGCGGCTCCCTATGGTACCATCACCGTGAGAAGCAACGATCCTTCTGTTAATGGGTTTAGATacgtttcttcttcttccacttctCTGGCCTATGACGCCCAGACCAAGGCCTTCAACCCCAAAGAACTTGTCCTATTTCAGTACCAGGCCTGTCCATTCTGCAATAAGGTTGCAG CGTTTCTGGACTATTACGATATTCCGTTCAAAGTTGTTGAGGTGAATCCCATCAACAAGAAGGAGATCAAATGGTCCGATTACAAGAAAGTGCCCATCCTCACTGTTGACGGTGAACAGATGGTTGATTCTTCAG ACATAATTGATAAGTTGATCAAGAGGATACATGCAGATTATGATCTAAATgctgaagaagagaagaagtgGCGAGA GTGGGTGGATAATCACTTGGTGCATGTCTTGTCACCAAATATATATCGAAATGTTCCTGAAGCTCTTGAATCATTTGATTATATCACCACCCAAG GAAATTTCAGTTTTTCTGAGAGGTTAGTGGCAAAATATGGTGGGGCTGCAGCTATGTATTTTGTGTcaaagaaattgaagaagaaacaCAACATCACCGATGAGCGGGCAGCACTGTATGGAGCTGCCGAACAATGGGTTGATGCTTTGAACGGCCGTAAATTTCTTG GTGGGTTGGATCCTAATTTAGCAGATCTTGCTGTGTTTGGTGTTCTGAGACCCATCCGCCATCTCCAGTCAGGTAGAGATATGGTAGAGCACACCAGGATTGGGAAATGGTTTTCTGAAATGGATCGTGCAGTAGGACAGTCTTCTAGG TTTAGCTTAGGGAGTAAGCATCATGGTGATTTACGCTCGAATACGGGTACAGAGACATGCATACCTCCCATCCTCCCTTTCCAGTCAGGTAGAGATATGGTAGAGCAGACCAGGATTGGGAAATGGCTTTATGAAATGGATCGTGCATACGAAGACATGAAATTACTTTTATCTTAA
- the LOC106760982 gene encoding prostaglandin E synthase 2 isoform X2, producing MRGLNRTVLLSRALRSNFTAVSSATATLHRAAPYGTITVRSNDPSVNGFRYVSSSSTSLAYDAQTKAFNPKELVLFQYQACPFCNKVAAFLDYYDIPFKVVEVNPINKKEIKWSDYKKVPILTVDGEQMVDSSDIIDKLIKRIHADYDLNAEEEKKWREWVDNHLVHVLSPNIYRNVPEALESFDYITTQGNFSFSERLVAKYGGAAAMYFVSKKLKKKHNITDERAALYGAAEQWVDALNGRKFLGGLDPNLADLAVFGVLRPIRHLQSGRDMVEHTRIGKWFSEMDRAVGQSSRLRE from the exons ATGAGAGGGCTGAACAGAACAGTTCTTCTAAGCAGAGCCCTTAGAAGCAATTTCACCGCCGTGTCCAGTGCTACTGCCACCCTTCACCGAGCGGCTCCCTATGGTACCATCACCGTGAGAAGCAACGATCCTTCTGTTAATGGGTTTAGATacgtttcttcttcttccacttctCTGGCCTATGACGCCCAGACCAAGGCCTTCAACCCCAAAGAACTTGTCCTATTTCAGTACCAGGCCTGTCCATTCTGCAATAAGGTTGCAG CGTTTCTGGACTATTACGATATTCCGTTCAAAGTTGTTGAGGTGAATCCCATCAACAAGAAGGAGATCAAATGGTCCGATTACAAGAAAGTGCCCATCCTCACTGTTGACGGTGAACAGATGGTTGATTCTTCAG ACATAATTGATAAGTTGATCAAGAGGATACATGCAGATTATGATCTAAATgctgaagaagagaagaagtgGCGAGA GTGGGTGGATAATCACTTGGTGCATGTCTTGTCACCAAATATATATCGAAATGTTCCTGAAGCTCTTGAATCATTTGATTATATCACCACCCAAG GAAATTTCAGTTTTTCTGAGAGGTTAGTGGCAAAATATGGTGGGGCTGCAGCTATGTATTTTGTGTcaaagaaattgaagaagaaacaCAACATCACCGATGAGCGGGCAGCACTGTATGGAGCTGCCGAACAATGGGTTGATGCTTTGAACGGCCGTAAATTTCTTG GTGGGTTGGATCCTAATTTAGCAGATCTTGCTGTGTTTGGTGTTCTGAGACCCATCCGCCATCTCCAGTCAGGTAGAGATATGGTAGAGCACACCAGGATTGGGAAATGGTTTTCTGAAATGGATCGTGCAGTAGGACAGTCTTCTAGG CTTAGGGAGTAA